Proteins encoded by one window of bacterium:
- a CDS encoding T9SS type A sorting domain-containing protein, giving the protein MIRTIATFGLLLFATAFGADIQITHQLSIPNSNDYGILDPILDSDLVLKGFVLADTANKSLAIGWLDSDSLVRIALSNRPTSVANYFSGDTLVIFCLQHEYTGQYLLTRFLSVAGTLSTDTAIVPQLYYVGLLASEEASKLRLERNEAGAISGVALEAMFVDESDFHIWITYQNMSTSVVYSPDLRATLFRRQLTQCVAGDFTDSNGVERAGVLDADGYTYDMYTYETTWSQDITYLRAYRQDTARFVNVSASIARTHELFAGDFMSWLPHDEIIYFGSAPDFTGVHSNSTSHLACYSLADDQLTQVWYRPFSGASLCYAHSAGEVIAGFRNDSTALFVNVAHGEVSDSASFGRDLRLITYFETGQNGNTLNAIGIANDTLFAYQFDVITDIQDDEPIVPSAFTLSQNYPNPFNSSTEIRFSLARAGEVTLTIYNLLGQEVRTLITGRLTAGEHRVSWDGFANNGHTCATGIYLFRLEAEIGSQSRKMVLLK; this is encoded by the coding sequence ATGATTCGCACTATCGCTACATTCGGACTGTTGCTTTTTGCGACAGCATTTGGGGCGGACATACAGATCACGCACCAGCTTTCGATCCCGAACTCGAATGATTACGGCATTCTGGACCCGATTCTCGATTCGGATCTTGTGCTCAAGGGATTCGTACTTGCCGATACGGCGAACAAGTCGCTGGCGATCGGGTGGCTGGATAGCGACTCTCTTGTTCGCATTGCACTCTCAAATAGACCGACTTCAGTGGCGAACTATTTTTCCGGTGATACGTTGGTGATCTTCTGTCTGCAGCACGAGTACACTGGTCAATATCTACTTACGCGCTTTCTTTCGGTAGCAGGTACACTGAGTACCGACACGGCGATCGTGCCTCAACTCTACTATGTAGGGCTGCTGGCCTCCGAAGAAGCGTCGAAGCTTCGCCTTGAACGAAATGAAGCAGGTGCGATCAGCGGTGTTGCGCTCGAAGCCATGTTCGTGGACGAGTCTGATTTCCATATCTGGATCACGTACCAGAATATGTCCACCTCTGTTGTTTACTCCCCCGATCTGCGTGCCACGCTATTTCGACGTCAACTGACACAGTGTGTAGCCGGCGATTTCACCGATTCAAACGGAGTCGAACGAGCTGGAGTTCTGGATGCGGACGGCTACACCTATGACATGTATACATACGAGACCACCTGGAGTCAGGATATTACCTACCTCCGCGCCTATAGACAGGATACCGCAAGATTCGTCAATGTCTCGGCTTCAATTGCCAGGACCCATGAATTGTTCGCCGGAGATTTCATGTCGTGGTTGCCTCATGATGAGATCATCTACTTTGGATCAGCCCCGGACTTCACCGGAGTCCATTCGAATTCCACATCCCACCTTGCGTGTTATTCTCTGGCCGACGACCAACTCACGCAGGTCTGGTACCGGCCATTTTCCGGCGCGAGCCTCTGTTATGCGCATAGCGCCGGTGAAGTAATCGCCGGATTCAGGAACGACAGTACCGCGTTGTTTGTCAATGTCGCGCATGGCGAGGTATCAGACAGCGCCTCCTTTGGGCGTGACCTTCGTTTAATCACCTACTTTGAGACAGGTCAGAACGGAAATACGCTGAATGCCATCGGAATTGCGAATGACACTTTGTTTGCCTACCAGTTCGATGTCATCACCGATATTCAGGACGACGAGCCGATAGTCCCTTCCGCTTTTACCCTCTCCCAAAACTACCCCAACCCGTTTAACTCGTCGACTGAGATACGGTTCTCACTTGCGCGCGCGGGTGAGGTGACGCTGACGATCTACAATCTGCTTGGTCAGGAGGTGCGGACTCTGATTACTGGAAGACTCACCGCAGGGGAGCATCGTGTCAGTTGGGATGGGTTCGCCAACAACGGACATACGTGCGCCACAGGCATTTATCTATTTCGATTGGAGGCAGAAATCGGGTCTCAGAGTCGCAAGATGGTGTTGCTAAAGTAA
- a CDS encoding T9SS type A sorting domain-containing protein, whose product MRFRLFCSLWILLLVPAAFGADVRLVYSGVVPNIRIAKHVEPILDASRQLEGFALSDTSKALRLIWLDGRPEDTIPLTAWPHRTINYRSDDTLYLYVYGERSENYDYSGTLPRVIRIAYTAGSWTINEVDPLLFNGVPWEEYVSDFPMSEALDFEYDNLGEVVGVVFQSRVYWNGYIFTIGSHAEIVGTSIVYTPDLSTRLLRTSNDIAIPGHFTTESEREYLTASVRYSYRDAWCDGCPPSVGDWATISIRDWTGVQQLAYARSSARYENIFVGNFAPEEPEDEVVIYGSTPIIDTFLPTQNHLICYNFVNGEREQVWYRPMEARFVQRHLYLRFYSRKLNVLIGTSNTSVFYLSGRTGELADSAAPVSYLATAQFYESELDSSKLELLTKSYDTVFIHQFDAITDAPEDRADLPSSFTLSQNYPNPFNSSTEIRFSLARASEVSVTVYNLLGQEVKRLVDGQVTAGEHRVTWDGTDRNGADCASGIYLCRLSTGNNEQCRKMVLLK is encoded by the coding sequence ATGAGATTCCGACTTTTCTGCTCGCTTTGGATTCTTCTGTTGGTTCCCGCCGCCTTTGGTGCCGATGTCCGACTGGTCTATTCCGGAGTAGTTCCAAACATACGTATAGCCAAACATGTGGAGCCGATTCTCGATGCCAGTAGGCAATTGGAGGGGTTCGCGCTCTCAGACACAAGCAAGGCACTTCGACTGATCTGGCTGGATGGCCGACCTGAGGATACAATTCCGTTGACTGCCTGGCCGCACAGGACGATCAACTATCGTTCCGACGATACTCTGTACCTTTATGTCTACGGAGAGAGAAGCGAGAACTATGATTACTCCGGCACACTTCCCCGAGTTATCCGAATAGCCTATACTGCGGGCAGTTGGACAATCAACGAGGTCGATCCGCTGCTTTTCAACGGTGTGCCGTGGGAAGAATATGTGAGCGACTTCCCCATGTCAGAAGCGCTCGACTTTGAGTACGATAACCTGGGAGAAGTTGTCGGCGTCGTTTTCCAGAGTAGAGTCTATTGGAATGGATATATATTTACGATCGGCTCGCATGCTGAAATTGTCGGCACAAGTATTGTCTACACCCCTGATCTTTCGACGCGGCTCCTTCGAACCTCGAACGATATCGCTATTCCCGGCCACTTTACTACCGAATCAGAGAGGGAATACCTAACAGCCAGTGTGCGCTATTCTTACCGGGATGCATGGTGTGATGGTTGTCCACCATCGGTCGGAGACTGGGCCACAATTTCAATTCGCGATTGGACAGGGGTTCAGCAACTCGCCTATGCACGATCGTCTGCAAGATACGAGAATATCTTTGTAGGAAACTTCGCGCCGGAAGAGCCAGAGGACGAAGTGGTCATCTACGGCAGTACGCCGATCATTGATACCTTCCTCCCGACACAGAATCACCTGATCTGCTACAACTTCGTCAACGGCGAACGAGAGCAAGTGTGGTACCGCCCGATGGAAGCGAGATTCGTTCAACGTCATTTATACCTGAGATTCTATTCCCGGAAACTGAACGTCTTGATCGGAACATCTAACACAAGCGTCTTCTATTTGAGCGGCCGCACAGGCGAACTTGCCGATTCCGCCGCCCCTGTCAGTTATCTCGCCACAGCTCAATTTTATGAGAGTGAACTGGATTCTTCGAAGTTGGAACTGCTTACCAAATCTTACGATACTGTATTCATCCATCAATTCGACGCTATCACCGATGCACCGGAGGATCGGGCTGATCTTCCCTCCTCCTTCACCCTCTCCCAAAACTACCCCAATCCGTTTAACTCGTCGACAGAGATACGGTTCTCACTTGCGCGTGCCAGTGAAGTCTCAGTGACGGTCTACAATCTGCTGGGCCAGGAAGTGAAGAGATTAGTCGATGGGCAGGTCACGGCGGGGGAACATCGGGTGACATGGGACGGGACCGACAGGAACGGAGCAGACTGCGCCTCTGGGATCTATCTCTGCCGACTCTCGACAGGAAATAATGAGCAGTGCCGAAAGATGGTTCTGCTGAAGTAG
- a CDS encoding response regulator has protein sequence MAKKILIVDDNPNMSSLLCEMLEVFDYESVRANDGHQALDALAKEPFAMVITDMRMPNMTGLELLKEVKDRHPKIPVVLISGYSVAEIEAGANGLKPDGFLGKPLMMSDIERLLNTLL, from the coding sequence ATGGCCAAGAAGATTCTGATCGTCGATGACAATCCCAACATGTCGTCTCTGTTGTGCGAGATGCTCGAAGTTTTTGATTATGAATCTGTCCGGGCGAATGACGGTCACCAGGCGCTTGATGCCCTGGCCAAAGAGCCGTTCGCCATGGTCATCACCGACATGCGGATGCCGAACATGACCGGACTGGAGTTGCTCAAAGAAGTCAAGGATCGACATCCGAAGATCCCCGTGGTTCTGATCTCCGGCTATTCTGTCGCGGAGATCGAGGCCGGCGCCAATGGACTGAAGCCGGATGGCTTTCTCGGCAAACCGCTGATGATGTCGGATATCGAGAGACTACTGAACACGTTGCTGTAA
- the hflX gene encoding GTPase HflX — protein sequence MVIEYGKPERERAILIGLALDSRKRSEVAESLDELAQLTISAGAQVVGQRIQVKPHPNPATFVGKGLVDELKTQLADLNGNCVIFDDPLSPAQQRNLEEALEIKVIDRSILILDIFATRARTASARLQVELAQLEYTLPRLTGAWVHFSRQYGGIGAKGPGETQLEVDRRQIRTKIAHLKEKLKKLATQRQTQRSSRQELFKVALVGYTNAGKSTLFNQLTKAEVRSADQLFTTLDSTTRLMAIDHPKQIVLSDTVGFIKKLPHQLVESFKSTLEEVRQSDLLLHIIDSSDPRIEERISQTREVLKEIGADEVDYLMVYNKIDLCPEFLPPPSNGHKAITISAQQKLGLAALKAEIVAMADRFQQVRQSR from the coding sequence ATGGTGATCGAATATGGAAAGCCGGAGCGAGAACGGGCAATCCTGATCGGTTTGGCGCTTGATTCGCGCAAGCGTTCCGAGGTTGCTGAATCGCTCGATGAACTGGCGCAATTGACAATATCGGCCGGAGCGCAAGTGGTGGGACAGCGGATCCAGGTGAAGCCGCATCCGAATCCGGCGACGTTTGTCGGTAAAGGTTTGGTAGATGAACTAAAGACGCAGCTTGCCGATCTCAACGGCAACTGCGTCATTTTCGATGATCCCCTCTCCCCTGCGCAACAGCGGAATCTCGAGGAAGCGCTTGAGATAAAAGTCATCGACCGTTCGATTCTTATCCTGGATATTTTTGCGACGCGCGCCCGCACAGCGTCGGCGCGACTTCAGGTGGAACTGGCACAACTTGAGTATACGCTCCCCCGTCTGACCGGCGCCTGGGTACACTTCTCCCGACAGTACGGCGGTATCGGCGCAAAGGGGCCGGGAGAAACGCAGCTCGAAGTGGACCGTCGACAGATTCGCACCAAGATCGCGCACCTCAAAGAGAAACTGAAAAAACTGGCGACACAACGTCAGACGCAGCGATCCTCACGGCAGGAGCTTTTCAAGGTTGCATTGGTCGGATATACCAATGCCGGCAAGTCGACACTCTTTAACCAGCTTACCAAGGCAGAGGTACGTTCGGCGGATCAACTATTCACGACGCTGGACTCAACAACGCGCCTGATGGCTATCGATCACCCCAAGCAGATCGTCCTTTCGGACACCGTGGGGTTCATCAAGAAGTTGCCGCACCAGTTGGTCGAGTCGTTTAAATCGACGCTGGAGGAGGTGCGGCAATCTGATCTGTTACTGCACATTATAGATTCTTCGGATCCGCGGATCGAGGAGCGGATCAGTCAGACGCGCGAGGTCCTCAAGGAGATCGGTGCGGATGAGGTGGATTACCTTATGGTCTACAACAAGATAGACCTTTGCCCGGAGTTCCTCCCACCCCCCTCAAACGGCCACAAGGCGATCACTATTTCTGCCCAACAGAAGCTCGGTTTGGCGGCCCTGAAGGCCGAGATCGTGGCGATGGCGGACCGTTTTCAGCAGGTTCGTCAGTCCCGCTAA